The proteins below are encoded in one region of Cololabis saira isolate AMF1-May2022 chromosome 21, fColSai1.1, whole genome shotgun sequence:
- the bcat2 gene encoding branched-chain-amino-acid aminotransferase, mitochondrial produces the protein MAALRTALHARVVQALPFSFGSLRFASSFKAADLTVERNSACKPKPDPSTLLFGKQFSDHMLTISWSEKSGWDAPQIKPFQNLSLHPATSALHYSIELFEGMKAFRGVDNHVRLFRPMHNMERMHRSAERSCLPLFDKGELLECIRKLVEVDQEWVPYSQDASLYIRPTFIGTEPSLGVSRAGSALIFVIIGPVGPYFATGSFNPVSLFADPSFVRAWKGGVGAYKMGGNYGPTIALQNEALKQGCQQVLWLYGPDEEITEVGTMNLFILWNNKDGERELMTPPLDGIILPGVTRQSLLDLGRAWGEFKVTERTMGMKEFLGALDAGRVLEVFGAGTACVVCPVGSLLYQGKTYQIPTMKNGPDLAKRFYKELTDIQYGRKLNDWAPLVV, from the exons ATGGCAGCCCTCCGGACG GCACTCCATGCACGAGTTGTTCAGGCCCTCCCTTTCTCCTTTGGCTCACTGCGGTTCGCCAGCTCCTTTAAG GCGGCAGACCTCACCGTCGAACGCAACTCAGCATGCAAGCCGAAGCCCGACCCCTCCACGCTGCTTTTCGGCAAACAGTTCTCTGACCACATGTTGACCATCAGCTGGTCGGAGAAGAGCGGCTGGGACGCGCCGCAGATCAAGCCTTTCCAGAACCTGTCGCTGCACCCGGCCACCTCTGCCCTGCACTACTCCATAGAG CTGTTCGAAGGCATGAAGGCTTTCCGTGGAGTCGACAACCACGTCCGTCTGTTCAGGCCTATGCACAACATGGAGCGGATGCATCGGAGTGCAGAAAGAAGCTGCCTTCCT CTGTTTGATAAAGGCGAGCTGCTGGAGTGCATCAGGAAGCTGGTGGAGGTCGACCAGGAGTGGGTCCCGTACTCCCAGGACGCCAGCCTCTACATCAGACCCACCTTCATCGGCACCGAG CCATCTCTCGGTGTCTCTCGAGCCGGAAGTGCACTAATCTTTGTCATCATCGGCCCAGTGGGACCCTACTTTGCCACAGGATCCTTCAACCCCGTTTCTCTGTTTGCAGACCCTTCGTTTGTCAGAGCTTGGAAAGGAGGCGTCGGGGCGTACAAAATGGGAGG CAACTACGGGCCGACGATAGCGCTGCAGAACGAGGCGCTGAAGCAGGGCTGCCAGCAGGTGCTCTGGCTGTACGGACCGGACGAGGAGATCACCGAGGTCGGCACCATGAACCTCTTCATCCTCTGGAACAACAAGGACGGAG AGAGAGAGCTGATGACTCCGCCCCTGGACGGCATTATTCTCCCCGGAGTGACCCGGCAGTCCCTGCTGGACTTGGGCAGAGCCTGG GGGGAGTTTAAGGTGACGGAGCGAACGATGGGCATGAAGGAGTTTCTGGGCGCCCTGGATGCTGGAAGAGTCCTGGAGGTGTTTGGAGCGGGGACGGCCTGCGTCGTCTGTCCGGTCGGCAGCCTCCTCTACCAGGGAAAG